In Prunus dulcis chromosome 1, ALMONDv2, whole genome shotgun sequence, the following are encoded in one genomic region:
- the LOC117613223 gene encoding uncharacterized protein LOC117613223, with product MPTEDSRNTQPELTHLHPELTQSRLLCIPPPKDRPHEPVRIYQDCRDRISDRQPRPIPIPVNLEDPRVTHLGPSSGPVHVPDEKGVGDSDSWEFYNSEAWPTYHTEALEDWEHSPAPVCPVPRPLAPLTLPHANPAMRLLFEKVRRLESEQHRSHQPLWAKPRPGPFTERILHYHQEKDIQPLRIAFYTSTEDPLTHIHSFQSALGCKGLTDEGMCLLFPSTLSGAALNWFYRLHPRTINSFDSLKQTFLDHFMIQTDRLYSANALYMLRQAEDEPLREYAARFSHEYSRFPDTDDRAVFGAFKSGLRESNFRYLVHSNSWNTYTELMKQAAIHAKAEYFNSKRGPANLARNTFPDPLPASAPASAPPQHFTPAPSTQGNQQPKRKDSYQHPFSNNKRGRHGNHHHSSGGNPPKTGDRAPLPFTPRPSGHDTESCVALRNIIEGLIREGKLDNYVHNLPPPPNPHQRQINMISTISGGPTLAGTSNNSIKHYVRSTYAHQVFSTKQGRLPKSQKSGWAPITFCEEEERGVILPHDDPLIIRADISNFDVGRILVDTGSSVSVMFADAFNELQVPSHLLNRSITPLVSFSGDVVQPIDSIHLPISIGAAPEWVTITTPFLIVDCPTAYNVILGRPAWPK from the exons ATGCCGACCGAGGATAGCCGCAATACCCAGCCGGAGCTAACCCACCTTCATCCGGAGCTAACCCAGTCACGACTCCTTTGCATTCCCCCACCGAAGGACCGGCCCCATGAACCAGTCAGGATCTACCAAGATTGCAGGGATCGCATCTCGGACCGTCAACCAAGACCAATCCCTATCCCTGTCAACCTCGAAGACCCACGGGTAACACACCTGGGCCCTTCCTCAGGCCCTGTCCACGTACCCGACGAGAAAGGTGTCGGGGACTCGGATAGTTGGGAATTCTATAATTCGGAGGCCTGGCCAACTTACCACACCGAGGCGCTGGAAGATTGGGAACATTCCCCAGCCCCTGTCTGCCCCGTCCCCAGACCTTTGGCACCCTTAACTCTTCCTCATGCCAACCCGGCCATGAGGCTTCTCTTTGAAAAGGTCCGGCGTCTGGAGAGCGAACAACATCGCAGCCATCAACCCCTCTGGGCAAAACCACGACCGGGGCCCTTTACTGAACGTATCCTCCACTACCACCAGGAGAAAGATATCCAGCCGCTCCGCATCGCTTTCTACACTAGCACGGAGGACCCTCTCACCCATATTCACTCCTTCCAGTCTGCCCTTGGGTGCAAAGGCCTCACTgatgaaggcatgtgcctcctcttcccttccaCCCTCAGCGGCGCGGCCCTGAATTGGTTTTATAGACTCCACCCCCGCACCATCAACTCATTCGATAGTCTCAAGCAGACGTTCCTAGATCATTTTATGATCCAGACTGATCGCCTATACTCTGCCAACGCCTTGTATATGCTCCGGCAAGCTGAGGACGAACCCCTTCGGGAATATGCAGCCCGGTTCAGTCACGAATACTCCCGCTTCCCGGATACTGACGATCGCGCTGTCTTCGGTGCTTTTAAGAGCGGCCTCCGTGAGTCCAACTTCCGCTACCTGGTTCATAGCAACAGTTGGAACACATATACAGAGCTAATGAAACAGGCCGCGATCCATGCTAAGGctgaatacttcaattccaagcgTGGCCCAGCCAACCTGGCGCGCAACACTTTCCCCGATCCTCTACCTGCTTCAGCACCAGCTTCAGCCCCACCTCAGCATTTTACCCCCGCCCCGAGTACCCAGGGTAACCAACAACCAAAACGGAAGGATAGCTACCAGCATCCCTTCAGCAATAACAAACGTGGCAGACatggcaaccaccaccactctaGCGGAGGCAACCCTCCCAAGACTGGTGATCGGGCCCCACTTCCCTTCACACCCAGGCCCAG CGGCCATGACACCGAATCTTGTGTTGCGTTGCGCAACATAATTGAAGGGCTCATCCGTGAGGGAAAGCTGGACAACTATGTGCACAACCTACCACCCCCGCCTAACCCTCACCAACGACAGATCAACATGATCTCCACCATCAGCGGTGGTCCTACCCTGGCTGGCACCTCCAACAACTCCATCAAACATTATGTCCGTTCCACCTATGCGCACCAGGTCTTCAGCACCAAGCAGGGACGCTTGCCAAAGTCCCAAAAGTCGGGCTGGGCCCCCATTACCTTCTgcgaggaggaggagcgtGGTGTTATCCTCCCCCATGATGATCCACTCATTATTCGTGCTGACATTTCTAACTTCGACGTTGGGCGTATCTTGGTGGACACTGGCAGCTCGGTCAGTGTGATGTTTGCTGACGCCTTCAATGAGCTCCAGGTCCCGTCTCACCTACTCAACCGAAGCATCACACCCCTTGTGAGCTTCTCGGGTGATGTGGTCCAGCCCATTGACAGCATTCATCTCCCGATATCAATTGGGGCCGCACCCGAGTGGGTGACGATCACTACCCCCTTCCTTATCGTTGATTGTCCCACAGCCTACAACGTCATCCTCGGCCGCCCGGCTTGGCCCAAATGA
- the LOC117613471 gene encoding uncharacterized protein K02A2.6-like, with protein MVKDCMDYVKKCQACQFHANFIHQPPEPLHPTITSWPFDAWGLDVVGPIAPKSSDGHSYILAATDYFSKWAEAVPLKEVKKENVVSFIKVNIINRYGVPRYIITDNGKPFSNRLMDKLCEDFGFKQRNSSMYNAPANGLAEAFNKTLCSLLKKVVGRTKKDWHERINEALWAYGTTYWTPTQATPRIWRGSSLASRKSTSIIEDGHTRGID; from the coding sequence ATGGTCAAGGATTGCATGGATTATGTGAAGAAATGCCAAGCATGTCAATTCCATGCCAACTTTATCCATCAACCGCCGGAGCCGCTACATCCTACAATTACTTCTTGGCCATTTGATGCGTGGGGTCTTGACGTGGTGGGACCAATAGCACCTAAATCTTCCGACGGTCATTCTTACATCCTTGCAGCCACAGACTACTTCTCAAAATGGGCAGAAGCTGTGCCTCTAAAGGaagtgaagaaagaaaatgtggTGAGCTTTATCAAGGTAAACATCATTAATCGGTATGGTGTGCCACGCTACATCATCACAGATAATGGTAAGCCATTCTCGAATCGGTTGATGGATAAATTGTGTGAAGACTTTGGTTTCAAACAACGCAACTCTTCAATGTACAATGCACCAGCCAACGGTCTTGCGGAAGCGTTCAACAAAACTCTTTGCAGCCTGTTGAAGAAAGTTGTTGGAAGAACCAAGAAAGATTGGCATGAAAGGATAAATGAAGCTCTGTGGGCTTATGGGACGACATACTGGACGCCTACTCAGGCTACACCTCGTATATGGCGTGGAAGCAGTCTTGCCTCTAGAAAGTCAACTTCCATCATTGAGGATGGCCATACAAGAGGGATTGACTGA